A section of the Enterococcus saigonensis genome encodes:
- a CDS encoding IS3 family transposase (programmed frameshift) translates to MSNRTRRTFSQEFKQQIVNLYLAGKPRVEIIREYELTASAFDKWVKQSKTSSSFKEKDNLTPEQKELLELRKRNQQLEMENDILKQAALIFGPKRQVIDANKHLYPISAMCRILGLSRQSYYYQSKPKKDESELEEAVAEEFIRSRKAYGSRKIKKSLSKRGIRISRRKISRIMKNRGLKSSYTVAYFKVHHSTCNEAKTTNVLNRKFLRDNPLEAIVTDLTYVRVGKKWNYVCFILDLFNREILGYSCGKHKDAVLVKKAFSRIKQPLTEVEIFHTDRGKEFDNQAIDELLTTFDINRSLSHKGCPFDNAVAESTYKSLKVEFVYQYTFETLQQLDLELFDYVNWWNHLRLHGTLGYETPVGYRNQRLAQRILDNELGCANASEAV, encoded by the exons ATGTCTAATAGAACACGAAGAACTTTTTCACAAGAATTCAAGCAACAAATCGTCAATCTTTACTTAGCTGGAAAGCCACGTGTAGAAATCATTCGAGAATATGAACTAACGGCTTCAGCATTTGACAAATGGGTAAAGCAATCTAAAACGAGTAGTTCATTCAAGGAAAAAGATAATCTTACGCCTGAACAAAAAGAATTGTTAGAACTACGTAAAAGAAACCAGCAATTAGAAATGGAAAATGATATTTTAAAGCAAGCAGCGCTGATATTCGGAC CGAAGAGACAAGTAATCGATGCGAATAAGCATCTTTACCCTATATCAGCGATGTGCAGAATATTAGGTCTATCACGTCAGTCCTATTATTATCAATCAAAACCAAAGAAAGACGAATCAGAACTTGAAGAAGCAGTCGCTGAAGAATTTATCCGCAGCCGAAAGGCCTACGGCTCAAGAAAAATAAAAAAATCCTTATCAAAACGAGGCATTCGGATCAGCCGACGAAAAATTAGTAGAATCATGAAAAATAGAGGATTAAAATCGAGCTATACTGTTGCTTATTTTAAAGTACATCATTCTACTTGCAATGAAGCCAAAACGACAAACGTATTGAATCGTAAATTCTTAAGAGACAACCCATTAGAAGCGATCGTAACAGACTTGACTTATGTACGAGTCGGGAAAAAATGGAATTATGTCTGTTTCATTTTGGATCTGTTCAATCGAGAAATTCTCGGCTATTCTTGTGGAAAACATAAAGATGCCGTTCTAGTAAAAAAAGCATTTAGCCGTATCAAACAACCTCTGACAGAGGTTGAGATTTTTCATACTGATCGTGGAAAAGAGTTTGATAACCAAGCTATTGATGAATTATTAACAACTTTTGACATCAATCGATCATTGAGTCATAAAGGCTGTCCTTTTGATAATGCCGTAGCTGAATCAACTTATAAGTCGTTGAAAGTAGAATTTGTCTATCAATACACATTTGAAACCTTACAACAATTGGATTTGGAGTTATTTGACTATGTCAATTGGTGGAACCACCTTCGGTTGCACGGTACACTTGGCTACGAGACACCGGTTGGTTACCGTAACCAGAGATTGGCGCAGCGAATCCTTGATAATGAGCTCGGATGTGCTAACGCTAGCGAGGCAGTCTAA
- a CDS encoding PBECR4 domain-containing protein: MSIKETTQITRQLNAIYKAAHLLQEHFVDKKVSFVGEVSTVAIIFSTTNFMHLCGIDYRRGTHLFFQDALDRKINLQDIQIKTDGTTFQKLQVIGSLDLLLGKHISIVGRGVYSSLRYDAAIRTRKKILALSLKQNGLIYIPISLLNLSSKEIGPGQKVTGIFSEDLTSGELKMIMEVID, translated from the coding sequence ATGTCTATAAAAGAGACAACCCAAATTACCAGACAGTTAAACGCGATTTATAAGGCTGCCCATCTCTTACAAGAACATTTTGTAGATAAAAAAGTATCCTTTGTCGGAGAAGTCTCAACGGTAGCGATTATTTTTTCGACAACTAATTTTATGCACCTCTGTGGCATTGATTATCGCAGAGGCACACACTTGTTTTTTCAAGATGCCTTAGACAGGAAAATAAATTTACAGGATATTCAAATCAAAACGGATGGGACGACCTTTCAGAAATTACAAGTAATAGGTAGCCTTGATTTATTATTGGGGAAGCATATTTCTATTGTTGGCAGAGGTGTTTACTCTTCTCTTCGCTATGATGCAGCTATTCGAACAAGGAAAAAAATATTGGCTCTGTCTTTGAAACAAAACGGATTAATCTATATCCCTATCTCTTTGTTAAACCTATCATCAAAGGAAATTGGACCTGGACAAAAAGTTACTGGCATTTTTAGCGAGGATTTAACATCCGGGGAACTTAAAATGATTATGGAAGTCATCGATTAA
- a CDS encoding tyrosine-type recombinase/integrase, translating to MGYNVQPLRSQQEINDFLFCLRRNKNAERDVFLFLIGINSGLRMSDIVKLKKKDVITSKNPRIVEQKTGKTRILYLSSLQDLIHGYTAPLDPEAYLFPSTKGGHLEVNTVYQMFQKVAKLLGRDDIGTHTLRKTFGYHYYKKTKDVATLMEIFGHSSEKITKRYIGINEDEISETLLNFRLGF from the coding sequence ATGGGCTATAATGTTCAGCCACTACGGTCGCAACAGGAGATTAATGATTTTTTATTTTGCCTGCGACGGAATAAAAATGCGGAACGTGACGTTTTCTTGTTTCTAATTGGAATTAACAGCGGTCTGCGCATGTCCGACATCGTCAAACTCAAGAAAAAAGACGTGATTACCTCAAAAAACCCGCGCATCGTGGAGCAAAAGACAGGGAAAACACGCATTTTATACTTAAGCAGCTTACAGGACTTGATTCACGGCTATACCGCACCCTTAGATCCGGAGGCTTACTTGTTTCCCAGTACTAAGGGCGGCCATTTAGAAGTCAATACGGTCTACCAGATGTTTCAAAAGGTCGCGAAGCTGTTAGGAAGGGACGATATCGGCACCCACACCCTACGAAAAACCTTTGGTTACCACTATTACAAGAAAACCAAAGACGTGGCCACCTTAATGGAAATCTTTGGTCACAGCAGCGAGAAGATTACCAAACGCTACATCGGAATTAATGAAGATGAAATCAGTGAAACGTTATTAAATTTTCGGTTAGGTTTTTGA
- a CDS encoding heavy metal translocating P-type ATPase: METVQKQQSQEKHNHNHGHDHDHGKMPVVLYFVGLALAVIALFLNEDYQLLQNVLFSIATISAGYHVIVLEGLGETIENSKNQKKFMPNSHILMGLAAIGASLMGNFWEGTLLILIFSGAHFLEDYAEGRSKREITKLLEMNPTTARLILPDGSTKNVDVSELKVGDQLQVLNGDQVPIDGVILSGSTSIDESSINGESIPKEKYKGDGVFGSTINGTGSFTMKVTKENEDTVFSKILQLVNQNQDNQTKAASIIQKFEPKYVTVVLIAIPLFMLLAPFLLDWTWSQSVYRGLVLLVAASPCALAAATVSATLSTTSNLAKKGVLSKGSSYLSQLADIKAIAFDKTGTLTKGKPEVTNYYFADSVNEENMIDIVVALEKESNHPLADAILRKFEQKNKLTIDVENQIGKGLTGDYKGRNYRIGKPTSFDDVSDEYSRLNNEWASEGKTVVYVAVDEEVLGLIALMDIPSEHAKATIEYFRKQGIHTTLITGDSEMTGKAVAKQLGIDEVIANVMPEDKSRIIDEQKEKYGVTAMVGDGVNDAPALVNADVGIAMGDGTDVAVEVSDLVLMQNNLSKLVQSHNISSKMNRVIWQNIIFSMAVVAFLIVVSFLGLTDIAISVIIHEGSTLVVILNGLRLLRAV; encoded by the coding sequence ATGGAAACTGTCCAAAAACAACAGTCTCAAGAAAAGCATAATCACAACCACGGTCACGATCATGATCATGGGAAAATGCCAGTCGTTTTGTACTTTGTTGGTTTAGCATTAGCAGTGATTGCTCTATTTTTGAATGAAGATTATCAGTTGCTACAAAATGTTTTGTTCTCAATCGCTACAATCAGCGCTGGGTATCATGTCATTGTTCTTGAAGGCCTTGGAGAAACAATTGAGAACTCAAAAAACCAAAAAAAGTTCATGCCTAATTCTCATATTTTAATGGGATTAGCGGCAATCGGAGCTTCTTTAATGGGGAATTTTTGGGAAGGAACATTATTGATTCTTATTTTTTCTGGAGCACATTTTTTGGAAGATTATGCAGAAGGAAGAAGCAAACGAGAAATAACGAAATTACTCGAAATGAATCCAACGACTGCCCGGTTAATCCTACCTGATGGCAGTACAAAAAATGTAGATGTCAGTGAATTAAAAGTGGGAGATCAACTTCAAGTTTTGAATGGCGATCAAGTACCTATTGATGGCGTCATTTTGTCTGGATCTACATCCATTGATGAGTCGTCTATTAATGGAGAAAGTATCCCGAAAGAGAAATACAAAGGAGATGGCGTCTTCGGGAGTACAATTAATGGAACAGGTAGCTTCACGATGAAAGTCACCAAAGAAAACGAAGATACAGTATTTTCAAAAATTTTACAATTAGTGAACCAGAACCAAGATAACCAAACAAAAGCTGCGAGTATTATCCAAAAATTTGAACCCAAATACGTCACAGTTGTTTTAATTGCCATTCCGTTATTCATGTTATTGGCACCTTTTCTACTTGATTGGACATGGTCACAAAGTGTCTATAGAGGATTAGTCCTTTTAGTTGCAGCTTCACCGTGTGCTTTAGCAGCAGCTACTGTCTCGGCAACGCTATCGACGACTTCTAATTTAGCCAAAAAAGGAGTCCTTTCAAAAGGTAGTTCTTACCTGTCTCAATTAGCCGATATTAAAGCAATTGCATTTGATAAGACGGGCACCTTGACCAAAGGAAAACCTGAAGTAACCAATTATTATTTTGCTGATTCCGTGAACGAAGAAAACATGATTGATATCGTAGTAGCTCTTGAAAAAGAATCCAATCACCCTTTAGCAGATGCTATTCTAAGAAAGTTTGAGCAAAAAAACAAACTAACTATTGATGTAGAAAACCAGATTGGTAAAGGATTGACAGGAGATTACAAAGGGAGAAATTATCGTATAGGAAAACCGACTTCGTTTGATGATGTTTCAGATGAGTATAGTCGTTTAAATAATGAATGGGCTTCAGAAGGTAAGACAGTCGTGTACGTAGCAGTAGATGAAGAGGTTCTAGGCCTTATTGCCCTCATGGACATTCCAAGTGAACATGCAAAAGCAACCATTGAGTATTTCAGAAAACAAGGTATACACACCACATTAATTACTGGTGACTCAGAAATGACGGGAAAAGCGGTTGCTAAACAATTGGGAATAGATGAAGTGATTGCAAATGTCATGCCGGAAGACAAATCCAGAATAATAGACGAACAAAAAGAAAAATACGGTGTGACCGCCATGGTTGGAGACGGTGTAAATGATGCTCCTGCTCTTGTTAATGCAGATGTGGGAATCGCTATGGGAGATGGGACTGATGTGGCAGTAGAGGTATCTGATTTAGTTTTAATGCAAAACAATTTATCAAAATTGGTACAATCTCATAATATTTCTTCGAAAATGAACCGTGTTATTTGGCAGAATATTATTTTTTCAATGGCCGTTGTTGCTTTTTTAATTGTCGTTAGTTTCTTGGGCTTAACGGATATTGCCATCAGTGTCATTATTCATGAAGGAAGTACATTGGTTGTTATTTTGAATGGACTTCGATTGCTAAGGGCAGTCTAA
- a CDS encoding ArsR/SmtB family transcription factor, producing MDIKTTSPIDKESILSISKLFKVISDPTRLSVLFLLQKKECSVGNIAISLDMEQSAISHQLKTLKDARLVKSRREGKSMLYSLDDLHVFSILEQVLTHVSELEK from the coding sequence ATGGATATAAAAACAACTTCTCCAATCGATAAAGAATCTATTCTGTCAATAAGCAAACTATTTAAGGTGATTAGTGATCCTACACGATTGTCGGTTCTCTTTCTTTTACAGAAAAAAGAGTGTAGTGTTGGAAATATCGCTATTTCTCTGGACATGGAACAGTCTGCTATTTCTCATCAATTAAAAACGTTGAAAGACGCACGCTTAGTAAAATCAAGAAGAGAAGGAAAAAGTATGCTTTACAGTTTAGATGACCTTCATGTTTTTAGTATTCTCGAACAAGTTTTAACTCATGTCAGTGAATTAGAAAAATAA
- a CDS encoding cation diffusion facilitator family transporter has translation MSKSDKNHNHSHQDQSKKNIKIAFFINFIFSISEFFFGFLFNSVSIMSDAVHDLGDSISIGFAWFFQGYSEKKQDERFTFGYNRFSLLGALITGVVLISGSFFMIYRSVPRLLDPQPVNYSGMFWLSLVAIALNGYAAWILSKGTSKNEGMLNLHMLEDVLGWIGVLIVSILMNFTEAYRLDPILSILIALYILYKTIPEFFTTMKILLNGSPENVNVKSLANSIKNVPAVKDLSHFHIWSLDGEENALIVTVLIDPSDIDKAREIKEVIAEIAHESSVKNHITIEITTSKEELEKGYSHNT, from the coding sequence ATGTCAAAATCAGATAAAAATCATAATCACTCGCATCAGGATCAATCGAAAAAAAATATTAAAATTGCTTTCTTCATAAATTTTATTTTCTCCATAAGTGAATTTTTCTTTGGGTTTCTTTTCAATAGTGTGTCCATTATGTCTGACGCAGTTCATGATTTAGGGGACTCTATTTCAATTGGATTCGCTTGGTTTTTTCAAGGTTATTCAGAGAAAAAACAAGATGAACGGTTCACCTTTGGCTATAACCGATTTTCTTTACTGGGCGCGCTGATAACTGGCGTTGTGCTAATTAGTGGCTCGTTCTTTATGATCTATCGTAGTGTGCCACGTTTGCTTGACCCACAACCCGTAAATTATAGTGGCATGTTCTGGCTTTCTCTCGTAGCTATTGCATTGAATGGATATGCTGCTTGGATTTTAAGCAAAGGCACATCCAAAAATGAGGGTATGTTGAACCTCCATATGCTGGAAGACGTATTAGGGTGGATTGGAGTCTTGATTGTGAGTATTCTAATGAACTTTACCGAGGCATATCGTCTGGATCCTATCTTATCGATTTTGATTGCACTCTATATCCTCTACAAAACCATTCCTGAATTTTTCACCACAATGAAAATTTTATTGAATGGTTCGCCTGAAAATGTAAACGTAAAGAGCTTGGCGAATTCCATTAAAAATGTTCCTGCTGTAAAAGACCTCTCACATTTTCACATTTGGTCACTGGACGGGGAAGAAAACGCCCTTATCGTCACGGTTCTTATAGACCCTTCAGACATAGACAAGGCTAGGGAAATAAAAGAAGTAATTGCAGAAATCGCACATGAATCCAGTGTGAAAAATCATATCACAATAGAAATAACAACAAGTAAAGAAGAACTTGAGAAAGGATACTCCCACAACACTTAG
- a CDS encoding CadD family cadmium resistance transporter, translated as MLQSIFSAIAVYISTSIDYLFILLIIFSQSHTQKGIRHIFWGQYLGTGILVAVSLFAAYVLNFIPQDWIIGLLGLIPIYLGIRVAVIGEEEEEEEEVVEKLESRGTSRLFWTVALITIASGGDNLGIYIPYFTSLAFSEILIALVVFVISIAILCFISYKLAKISFVSETLEKYERIIVPIVFIGLGIFILVENGTIQTLLGF; from the coding sequence TTGTTACAAAGTATTTTTTCAGCTATCGCTGTTTACATTTCTACGAGCATTGATTATTTGTTTATCTTGCTCATTATCTTTTCTCAAAGTCACACACAAAAAGGTATTCGACACATTTTTTGGGGTCAATATCTTGGAACAGGCATTTTGGTAGCTGTAAGTTTGTTTGCTGCTTATGTGCTGAATTTTATTCCGCAAGATTGGATCATTGGACTTCTTGGATTAATTCCAATTTATTTAGGTATCCGTGTCGCTGTGATAGGCGAAGAGGAGGAAGAAGAAGAGGAAGTCGTTGAAAAACTAGAATCTAGAGGAACCAGTCGGTTATTCTGGACTGTTGCCTTAATAACCATTGCGTCAGGTGGAGACAATTTAGGGATTTATATTCCCTACTTTACTTCGTTAGCTTTTTCAGAAATTTTAATTGCCTTAGTAGTATTCGTTATCTCGATTGCGATTCTTTGCTTTATCAGTTATAAGTTGGCAAAAATTTCCTTTGTTTCCGAAACGTTAGAAAAGTATGAACGAATCATTGTTCCAATCGTGTTTATTGGATTAGGAATCTTTATCTTGGTAGAGAACGGGACGATACAAACGCTACTAGGTTTTTAA
- a CDS encoding ArsR/SmtB family transcription factor gives MKKVCQVTVVHKEKVNGIKNKLDQKDFSNLLVLGKCFSDFSRIKIFYALETYKEMCVCDLAEILTASVATTSHHLRFLKKHGMAKSRQDGKVVYYSLANEDILSAIRVFLKLSENLSMKS, from the coding sequence ATGAAAAAAGTTTGCCAAGTGACTGTCGTACATAAAGAAAAAGTAAATGGAATAAAAAATAAATTGGATCAAAAAGATTTTTCAAACTTACTTGTGTTAGGGAAATGTTTCAGCGATTTTTCTAGAATTAAAATTTTCTATGCTTTAGAAACCTATAAGGAAATGTGCGTCTGTGATTTAGCAGAAATACTTACTGCTAGTGTCGCTACAACGTCACACCATTTACGTTTTTTAAAAAAACATGGAATGGCAAAATCACGTCAAGATGGAAAAGTAGTTTATTACTCTTTAGCGAATGAAGACATCCTTTCCGCTATTCGTGTTTTTTTAAAGTTATCAGAAAATCTATCTATGAAATCTTAG
- a CDS encoding type II toxin-antitoxin system Phd/YefM family antitoxin, translating into MSIVNPSQARKVFYQLLKDVNKTNEPIYISGKNEESEAVMVSKKDWDAIQETLYLQSAGVADVIHQREQENEFVALEDIDWDTL; encoded by the coding sequence ATGTCTATCGTAAACCCTAGCCAAGCTAGAAAAGTCTTTTATCAACTATTGAAAGACGTCAACAAAACTAACGAACCCATTTATATCTCTGGCAAAAACGAAGAAAGTGAAGCAGTTATGGTCAGTAAAAAAGACTGGGACGCAATTCAAGAAACATTATACCTTCAATCTGCTGGCGTAGCAGATGTGATCCACCAGCGTGAACAAGAAAATGAGTTTGTTGCATTGGAGGATATCGATTGGGATACTCTGTAA
- a CDS encoding Txe/YoeB family addiction module toxin: MGYSVKLAKSATKDLKHLKGAHLDQKFKNLMEVLKENPFQNPPPYEKLVGNLKDKYSRRLNIQHRVVYSVDNDAKEVIIWSTWTHYER; this comes from the coding sequence TTGGGATACTCTGTAAAATTAGCAAAATCAGCTACAAAAGACCTGAAACATTTAAAAGGGGCTCATTTAGATCAAAAATTTAAAAATCTCATGGAAGTTTTAAAGGAGAATCCGTTCCAAAATCCCCCGCCTTATGAGAAATTAGTCGGAAATTTAAAAGATAAATATTCACGTCGTTTAAATATTCAGCACCGGGTGGTTTATTCGGTGGATAATGACGCCAAAGAAGTCATTATTTGGTCTACTTGGACGCACTATGAAAGATAG
- a CDS encoding CadD family cadmium resistance transporter has product MLQSIFSAIAVYISTSIDYLFILLIIFSQSHTKKGLRQIFWGQYLGTGILVAVSLFAAYVLNFIPQDWIIGLLGLIPIFLGIRVALVGEEEEEEEEVVEKLESRGTNRFFWTVALITIASGGDNLGIYIPYFSSLSFSEIVTALIVFAISVAVLCYISYKLAKISFVSETLEKYERILVPIVFIGLGIYILIENGTIQTVLSLFN; this is encoded by the coding sequence TTGTTACAAAGTATTTTTTCAGCTATCGCTGTTTATATTTCTACCAGCATTGATTATTTGTTTATCTTGCTGATTATTTTTTCTCAAAGTCATACAAAAAAAGGGCTCCGTCAGATTTTTTGGGGTCAATATCTAGGAACAGGTATCTTAGTAGCCGTAAGTTTATTTGCAGCATATGTGCTGAATTTCATTCCGCAAGATTGGATCATTGGGCTTCTCGGTCTAATTCCGATTTTCTTAGGAATCAGAGTGGCATTGGTTGGCGAAGAGGAGGAAGAAGAAGAGGAAGTCGTTGAAAAGCTTGAATCAAGAGGAACAAACCGCTTCTTTTGGACCGTTGCCTTAATAACAATTGCTTCTGGTGGCGATAACTTAGGGATTTATATTCCTTACTTTTCCTCGTTATCTTTTTCAGAGATTGTCACCGCTCTAATCGTATTTGCTATTTCTGTTGCGGTTCTTTGCTATATCAGTTACAAATTAGCCAAGATTTCTTTTGTTTCCGAAACCTTAGAAAAATATGAACGAATCCTTGTTCCTATAGTGTTTATTGGCTTAGGAATTTATATATTGATCGAAAATGGTACGATTCAAACTGTATTGAGTTTATTTAATTAA
- a CDS encoding ArsR/SmtB family transcription factor, with translation MEKVCQVAIVHKEKVNVIKNKLDQKDFSNLLVLGKCFSDSSRIKIFYALETYKEMCVCDLAEILNASVATTSHHLRFLKKHGMAKSRQDGKVVYYSLANEDILSAIHVFLKLSENLSMKS, from the coding sequence ATGGAAAAAGTTTGCCAAGTGGCTATCGTACATAAAGAAAAAGTAAATGTAATAAAAAATAAATTGGATCAAAAAGATTTTTCAAATTTACTTGTGTTAGGTAAATGTTTCAGCGATTCTTCTAGAATTAAAATTTTTTATGCTTTAGAAACCTATAAGGAAATGTGTGTCTGTGATTTAGCAGAAATACTTAATGCTAGTGTCGCTACAACGTCACACCATTTACGTTTTTTAAAAAAACATGGAATGGCAAAATCACGTCAAGATGGAAAAGTAGTTTATTACTCTTTAGCGAATGAAGACATCCTTTCCGCTATTCATGTTTTTTTAAAGTTATCAGAAAATCTATCTATGAAATCTTAG
- a CDS encoding IS6-like element IS1216 family transposase, producing the protein MNHFKGKQFQQDVIIVAVGYYLRYNLSYREVQEILYDRGINVSHTTIYRWVQEYGKLLYQIWKKKNKKSFYSWKMDETYIKIKGKWHYLYRAIDADGLTLDIWLRKKRDTQAAYAFLKRLVKQFDEPKVVVTDKAPSITSAFKKLKEYGFYQGTEHRIIKYLNNLIEQDHRPVKRRNKFYRSLRTASTTIKGMEAIRGLYKKTRKEGTLFGFSVCTEIKVLLGIPA; encoded by the coding sequence ATGAATCATTTTAAAGGAAAGCAATTTCAGCAGGATGTGATTATTGTAGCCGTGGGCTACTATCTTCGTTATAACCTTAGCTATCGTGAAGTTCAAGAAATCTTATATGATCGTGGCATTAACGTTTCTCATACGACGATTTATCGTTGGGTGCAAGAATATGGCAAACTACTCTATCAAATTTGGAAAAAGAAAAATAAAAAATCCTTTTATTCATGGAAAATGGATGAAACGTACATCAAAATTAAAGGAAAATGGCATTATTTGTATCGAGCCATCGATGCAGATGGTTTAACCTTGGATATTTGGTTACGTAAAAAACGGGACACACAAGCAGCCTATGCTTTTCTTAAGCGGTTAGTGAAACAGTTTGATGAACCGAAGGTTGTAGTCACAGATAAAGCCCCCTCTATTACAAGTGCCTTTAAGAAACTAAAAGAATACGGCTTTTATCAAGGGACAGAACATCGTATCATTAAATACCTGAATAATTTGATTGAACAAGACCATCGTCCAGTAAAGAGACGCAATAAATTCTATCGAAGTTTACGCACTGCCTCTACCACGATTAAAGGCATGGAAGCCATTCGAGGATTATATAAGAAAACCCGAAAAGAAGGCACTCTCTTCGGGTTTTCGGTCTGTACTGAAATCAAGGTATTATTGGGAATCCCAGCTTAA
- a CDS encoding DnaJ domain-containing protein — MKYIKNVETLEELKKAYKKLALKLHPDCGGNEEEMKILNNEYDELFSKLKNTHKNKDGETYTKETTETPEQFKDIINQLFNLKMDGVSIEIVGTFIWLTGNTKPYKDDIKALEFRYSPKKYAWYKAPSDYKKRSRKNYDMDTIRGMYGSQKVKEDKEEKKYLQAN; from the coding sequence ATGAAATACATTAAAAACGTTGAAACATTGGAAGAATTGAAAAAAGCCTACAAAAAGTTAGCTTTGAAGTTACACCCCGATTGTGGCGGGAATGAAGAAGAAATGAAAATTTTGAACAATGAATATGACGAACTGTTTAGCAAACTTAAAAACACTCACAAGAACAAAGACGGCGAAACCTATACAAAAGAAACGACTGAAACGCCCGAACAATTTAAGGACATTATAAATCAACTTTTCAATCTGAAAATGGACGGTGTATCAATTGAAATCGTGGGAACTTTTATATGGTTAACAGGCAACACAAAACCTTATAAGGACGACATAAAAGCCCTAGAATTTCGTTATTCACCAAAAAAATACGCATGGTATAAAGCACCAAGCGATTATAAAAAACGTAGTCGAAAAAATTATGATATGGACACAATAAGGGGAATGTATGGAAGTCAAAAGGTGAAGGAAGATAAAGAAGAAAAAAAATACTTACAAGCCAATTAA